One Streptomyces sp. R28 DNA window includes the following coding sequences:
- a CDS encoding ABC transporter permease, producing MTTTTSPTTTLRPAPTGALNPARTTATAARVLRQLRHDPRTIALMLLVPCVMLFLLRYVFDGSPRTFDNIGASLLGIFPLITMFLVTSIATLRERTSGTLERLLAMPLGKGDLIAGYALAFGTLAIIQSALATGLALWFLGLDVTGSPWLLLLVALLDALLGTALGLFVSAFAASEFQAVQFMPAVIFPQLLLCGLFTPRDNMHPVLEAISNVLPMSYAVDGMNEVLKHTDMTANFVRDALIVAGCALLVLGLGAATLRRRTA from the coding sequence ATGACCACGACGACGAGCCCGACCACGACGCTGCGGCCCGCTCCCACCGGCGCCCTGAACCCGGCTCGCACGACCGCCACCGCCGCCCGGGTCCTGCGCCAGCTCCGCCACGACCCGCGCACCATCGCGCTGATGCTCCTCGTCCCCTGCGTGATGCTGTTCCTGCTGCGCTACGTCTTCGACGGCAGCCCGCGCACCTTCGACAACATCGGCGCCTCCCTCCTCGGGATCTTCCCGCTGATCACGATGTTCCTGGTCACCTCCATCGCCACCCTGCGCGAACGCACCTCCGGCACCCTCGAACGCCTCCTCGCCATGCCCCTCGGCAAGGGCGACCTGATCGCCGGCTACGCCCTCGCCTTCGGCACCCTCGCGATCATCCAGTCCGCCCTGGCGACCGGACTCGCCCTCTGGTTCCTCGGCCTGGACGTCACCGGAAGCCCCTGGCTCCTCCTGCTCGTGGCCCTGCTCGACGCCCTGCTCGGCACCGCGCTCGGACTCTTCGTCTCGGCCTTCGCGGCCTCCGAATTCCAGGCCGTCCAGTTCATGCCGGCCGTGATCTTCCCCCAGCTGCTCCTCTGCGGCCTCTTCACTCCCCGCGACAACATGCACCCCGTCCTCGAGGCCATCTCCAACGTCCTCCCCATGTCCTATGCCGTCGACGGCATGAACGAGGTCCTCAAGCACACCGACATGACCGCCAACTTCGTGCGCGACGCCCTGATCGTGGCGGGCTGTGCCCTGCTGGTCCTGGGCCTGGGCGCGGCGACTCTGCGCCGCAGGACGGCATGA
- a CDS encoding class I SAM-dependent methyltransferase, whose translation MTAPSHADRARSFDAAAAQYAANRPSYPPALFDTIEELAGRPLTGARVVDVGAGTGIATALLGARGADVLAVEPGDGMAAQFRRTNPGIPIVRGNGNALPVATASADFVTYAQAWHWTDPAHSAPDALRVLRPGGALALWWNTTPMDIPWHRAQAGRIERRFGAHPAVEQNGSGARAALADPTGSLAFTARKVRWSRRVPIDTHLANIGSHSIFLVHGTEASTAFLTEEKQLLLTAFPDGIVEETYDVDLLVATTS comes from the coding sequence ATGACGGCCCCCTCGCACGCCGACCGAGCCCGTTCCTTCGACGCCGCCGCAGCCCAATACGCCGCGAACCGCCCCTCCTACCCACCCGCCCTCTTCGACACGATCGAGGAACTCGCCGGCCGCCCCCTCACCGGCGCGCGCGTGGTGGACGTGGGCGCGGGCACCGGCATCGCCACCGCCCTCCTCGGCGCGCGCGGCGCCGACGTCCTGGCCGTGGAACCCGGCGACGGCATGGCAGCCCAGTTCCGCCGCACCAACCCCGGCATACCGATCGTGCGCGGCAATGGCAACGCACTCCCCGTCGCCACCGCCTCCGCCGACTTCGTCACCTACGCCCAGGCCTGGCACTGGACCGACCCCGCCCACTCGGCCCCAGACGCTCTCCGCGTACTGCGCCCGGGCGGCGCGCTGGCACTGTGGTGGAACACCACGCCCATGGACATCCCGTGGCACCGGGCGCAGGCGGGCCGTATCGAGCGCCGCTTCGGAGCCCACCCCGCCGTCGAGCAGAACGGCAGCGGCGCCCGAGCCGCCCTGGCCGACCCCACCGGCAGCCTCGCCTTCACCGCCCGCAAGGTCCGCTGGAGCCGCCGCGTCCCCATCGACACACACCTGGCGAACATCGGCAGCCACTCGATCTTCCTGGTCCACGGCACAGAGGCGAGCACCGCCTTCCTCACCGAGGAGAAGCAACTCCTCCTGACCGCCTTCCCGGACGGAATCGTCGAAGAGACCTACGACGTCGACCTCCTCGTAGCCACCACCTCCTGA
- a CDS encoding EamA/RhaT family transporter, with protein sequence MSEKNGTPATPAGFMGPRPEPLRFFGTTWVDHTNGYPARRIAVAVGSLVATAASCLVLRFAYQGLQIAEVGSFVAVLVVVMFAVCSALAFRHTWDAFTKRPDPDRQASLRGLLAIGFVGSLLAYFFRSLTEAPGEKLHRQEYEAARQQHETRTTRRTGNPAKKRRRA encoded by the coding sequence GTGAGCGAGAAGAACGGCACCCCGGCCACCCCCGCGGGCTTCATGGGCCCCCGCCCCGAGCCCCTGCGCTTCTTCGGCACGACCTGGGTCGACCACACCAACGGCTACCCCGCCCGTCGTATCGCGGTAGCCGTCGGCTCCCTCGTCGCCACGGCCGCCTCCTGCCTGGTCCTGCGCTTCGCCTACCAGGGGCTCCAGATCGCCGAGGTCGGCAGCTTCGTCGCCGTCCTGGTGGTCGTGATGTTCGCGGTGTGCAGCGCCCTCGCCTTCCGCCACACCTGGGACGCCTTCACCAAACGCCCCGACCCCGACCGCCAGGCCTCTCTCCGCGGCCTGCTGGCCATCGGCTTCGTCGGCTCGCTCCTCGCCTACTTCTTCCGCTCCCTCACCGAGGCCCCCGGCGAGAAACTCCACCGCCAGGAATACGAGGCGGCACGCCAACAACACGAGACCCGCACCACCCGCCGCACCGGCAACCCGGCAAAGAAGCGCCGCCGCGCGTAG
- a CDS encoding ABC transporter ATP-binding protein → MMNYSSARSDPPDDPAIRAKTLNVVRGTRPVLRDLDFTVPRGQITGLLGPSGCGKSTLMRAIVGTQAKVTGTLDVLGRPAGHPTLRTRIGYVTQAPSVYDDLTIRQNLAYFAAILDPGHAATDRRHENVTRAIADVDLTSRADALAGNLSGGQRSRVSLAVALLGTPELLVLDEPTVGLDPVLRRDLWNLFHDIAVSRGATLLISSHVMDEAERCHRLLLMREGQILADDTPDALRARTHSETVEAAFLRLVDEATAAARAKEITR, encoded by the coding sequence ATGATGAATTATTCGTCCGCCCGATCCGATCCCCCCGACGACCCCGCCATCCGAGCCAAGACCCTGAACGTCGTACGCGGCACCCGCCCAGTACTCCGTGACCTCGACTTCACCGTCCCGCGCGGCCAGATCACCGGCCTGCTGGGCCCGTCCGGCTGCGGCAAGAGCACCCTGATGCGGGCCATCGTCGGCACCCAGGCCAAGGTCACCGGCACCCTCGACGTCCTGGGCCGCCCCGCCGGTCACCCCACCCTGCGCACCCGCATCGGCTACGTCACCCAAGCTCCCTCCGTCTACGACGACCTGACCATCCGCCAGAACCTCGCCTACTTCGCCGCGATCCTCGACCCGGGCCACGCGGCCACCGACCGGCGGCACGAGAACGTCACCCGCGCCATCGCCGACGTCGACCTCACCAGCCGCGCCGACGCCCTGGCCGGCAACCTCTCCGGCGGCCAGCGCAGCCGCGTCTCCCTCGCCGTCGCCCTGCTCGGCACCCCCGAACTCCTCGTCCTGGACGAACCGACGGTCGGCCTGGACCCGGTCCTGCGCCGCGACCTGTGGAACCTCTTCCACGACATCGCCGTCTCCCGCGGCGCCACCCTCCTCATCTCCTCCCACGTCATGGACGAGGCCGAGCGCTGCCACCGCCTCCTCCTTATGCGCGAGGGCCAGATCCTCGCCGACGACACCCCGGACGCCCTCCGCGCCCGTACACACTCCGAGACGGTCGAAGCGGCCTTCCTGCGCCTGGTCGACGAGGCGACCGCGGCCGCCCGCGCGAAGGAGATCACGCGATGA
- the proC gene encoding pyrroline-5-carboxylate reductase, with translation MTQKVAVLGTGKIGEALLSGMIRGGWAPADLLVTARRAERAEELRTRYGVTPVTNAEAAKTADTLILTVKPQDMGTLLDELAPHVPADRLVISGAAGIPTSFFESRLAAGTPVVRVMTNTPALVDEAMSVISAGSHASEADLAHAEEIFGAVGKTLRVPEGQQDACTALSGSGPAYFFYLVEAMTDAGILLGLPRDKAHDLIVQSAIGAATMLRDSGEHPVKLRENVTSPAGTTINAIRELENHGVRAALIAALEAARDRSRQLASGNN, from the coding sequence ATGACCCAGAAAGTCGCAGTCCTCGGCACCGGCAAGATCGGCGAAGCCCTGCTCAGCGGAATGATCCGTGGAGGCTGGGCCCCGGCCGACCTCCTGGTGACGGCCCGCCGCGCGGAGCGAGCCGAAGAACTCCGCACCCGCTACGGAGTCACCCCGGTCACCAACGCGGAAGCCGCCAAGACCGCCGACACCCTGATCCTCACGGTCAAGCCGCAGGACATGGGCACCCTCCTCGACGAACTCGCCCCGCACGTCCCCGCCGACCGCCTGGTCATCAGCGGAGCCGCAGGCATCCCCACCTCCTTCTTCGAGTCCCGCCTCGCCGCCGGCACCCCGGTCGTCCGAGTCATGACGAACACGCCCGCCCTCGTCGACGAGGCCATGTCCGTCATCTCCGCCGGCAGCCACGCCAGCGAAGCCGACCTCGCCCACGCCGAGGAGATCTTCGGCGCCGTGGGCAAGACGCTCCGCGTCCCCGAGGGCCAGCAGGACGCCTGCACCGCCCTGTCCGGCTCCGGCCCGGCGTACTTCTTCTACCTGGTCGAAGCCATGACCGACGCCGGCATCCTCCTCGGCCTGCCCCGCGACAAGGCCCACGACCTGATCGTCCAGTCCGCGATCGGCGCCGCGACGATGCTCCGCGACAGCGGCGAACACCCCGTCAAGCTCCGCGAGAACGTGACGTCCCCCGCCGGGACCACCATCAACGCGATCCGCGAACTCGAGAACCACGGCGTACGAGCTGCCCTCATCGCCGCCCTTGAGGCCGCCCGCGACCGCAGCCGCCAACTGGCCTCCGGCAACAACTGA
- the trpS gene encoding tryptophan--tRNA ligase, which yields MTRVFSGVKPTGHLTLGNYLGAMRRWAAVDQRESEALFCIVDLHALTVDHDPARVRRLSRQAATLLLAAGLDPELCTVFVQSHVDEHARLSYVLECVATDGEMRRMIQYKEKAVRERERGGSVRLSLLTYPVLMAADILAYGADEVPVGDDQTQHVELTRDLAVRFNQRYGHTFVVPRATHPQVAARVMNLQDPASKMGKSDDAGPGIVYLLDEPDVVRKKVMRAVTDSGREVVYDRAAQPGLANLLEILAACTGGNPSELSGVYESYGALKSATAEAVVEVLRPVQERHRELCADPGYVEGVLRDGAERARAMARPTVDAVYRAIGLLPAAAAADIAVTA from the coding sequence ATGACTCGGGTCTTCAGTGGGGTCAAGCCGACGGGGCATCTGACGCTGGGGAACTACCTGGGAGCCATGCGTCGGTGGGCTGCCGTGGATCAGCGCGAGTCCGAAGCGCTGTTCTGCATCGTCGATCTGCATGCGCTGACCGTGGACCACGATCCGGCACGGGTGCGCAGGCTGAGTCGGCAGGCGGCGACGTTGCTGCTGGCGGCGGGGCTGGATCCGGAGCTGTGCACCGTGTTCGTACAGAGTCATGTGGATGAGCACGCGCGGCTGTCGTATGTGCTGGAGTGCGTGGCCACGGACGGCGAGATGCGGCGGATGATCCAGTACAAGGAGAAGGCCGTGCGCGAGCGGGAGCGGGGCGGGAGTGTGCGGCTGTCGTTGCTGACGTATCCCGTGCTGATGGCGGCGGACATCCTGGCGTACGGGGCGGACGAGGTGCCGGTCGGGGACGACCAGACTCAGCATGTGGAGCTCACGCGGGATCTCGCGGTGCGGTTCAACCAGCGGTACGGCCACACGTTCGTGGTGCCTCGGGCCACGCATCCGCAGGTGGCGGCTCGGGTGATGAATCTGCAGGATCCGGCGTCGAAGATGGGCAAGAGCGACGACGCCGGACCGGGGATCGTCTATCTGCTCGATGAGCCGGATGTGGTGCGCAAGAAGGTCATGCGGGCCGTGACCGACAGTGGGCGGGAGGTCGTGTACGACCGGGCCGCGCAGCCGGGGTTGGCGAATCTGCTGGAGATTCTGGCTGCCTGTACGGGTGGGAACCCATCGGAGCTGAGCGGTGTATATGAGTCGTACGGCGCTTTGAAGTCAGCCACCGCGGAGGCTGTGGTCGAGGTCCTCAGGCCCGTACAGGAGAGGCACAGGGAGCTGTGCGCGGATCCTGGCTATGTGGAGGGGGTGCTGCGGGATGGTGCGGAGCGAGCTCGGGCAATGGCCCGGCCGACCGTGGATGCCGTGTATCGGGCGATCGGGTTGCTACCGGCGGCTGCGGCTGCGGATATCGCGGTGACCGCTTAG